The proteins below come from a single Asanoa ferruginea genomic window:
- a CDS encoding DUF2218 domain-containing protein, with amino-acid sequence MPTAEARIRTDRANRYLDQLCGHTARIGGHHHHGADTATALVPRRAEATGTDGVIEFDRGRCTLRATADELTLRAEADEAQHLALIQDALTDRLRLIGRRDQLTVTWTPAH; translated from the coding sequence ATGCCGACCGCCGAAGCGCGCATCCGCACCGACCGGGCCAACCGCTACCTCGACCAGTTGTGCGGCCACACCGCCCGGATCGGCGGCCACCACCACCACGGCGCCGACACCGCGACCGCGTTGGTTCCGCGCCGGGCCGAGGCGACCGGCACCGACGGGGTCATCGAGTTCGACCGCGGCCGCTGCACGCTGCGGGCCACCGCCGACGAACTCACGCTCAGAGCCGAGGCCGACGAAGCGCAGCACCTGGCCCTCATCCAGGACGCGCTGACCGACCGGCTCCGGCTGATCGGCCGCAGAGATCAGTTGACAGTCACCTGGACGCCAGCACACTGA
- a CDS encoding cold shock domain-containing protein, whose amino-acid sequence MTSSGVVRAYTADEGWGIIDGPDVPGGCWVHFSAIAGNGPKQLAEGQRVSFWAEAEAEAEAAEQDGFAYRAVKVWSGDTEPDDQRPDETGSDAYRSTLTLTFDDEA is encoded by the coding sequence GTGACGAGTTCTGGGGTGGTGCGGGCCTACACCGCCGACGAGGGTTGGGGAATCATCGACGGTCCGGACGTGCCCGGCGGCTGCTGGGTGCACTTCTCGGCGATCGCGGGCAACGGGCCGAAACAGCTCGCCGAAGGGCAGCGCGTCTCGTTCTGGGCCGAGGCCGAGGCCGAGGCCGAGGCCGCGGAGCAGGACGGGTTCGCCTACCGCGCGGTGAAGGTCTGGTCGGGCGACACCGAACCCGACGACCAGCGCCCCGACGAGACCGGCTCCGACGCCTACCGCAGCACCCTCACGCTGACCTTCGACGACGAAGCCTGA
- a CDS encoding TetR/AcrR family transcriptional regulator translates to MPKIWSQTIEAHRDAVREATIDATAALVAAQGLTGVTMSQIAKDTGIGRATLYKYFPDVESILVAWHDRQITEHLRDLIQVRDRTTGAARRLEAVLAAYAKAISHRRGSHDELGDLLHRGARVSAAHRQLSDLVRELIVDAAAAGAITRDVPANELTLYCLHALGAAPGLRGPAAVGRLVRTTLAGLRADDRG, encoded by the coding sequence ATGCCGAAGATCTGGAGCCAGACGATCGAGGCGCATAGAGACGCCGTCCGGGAGGCCACCATCGACGCCACCGCGGCCCTGGTCGCCGCGCAGGGCCTGACGGGCGTGACCATGTCGCAGATCGCCAAGGACACCGGCATCGGCCGCGCGACGCTCTACAAATACTTTCCCGATGTCGAGTCGATCCTGGTCGCCTGGCACGACCGGCAGATCACCGAGCACCTACGCGATCTGATCCAGGTACGCGACCGCACCACCGGCGCCGCGCGACGCCTGGAGGCGGTGCTGGCGGCGTACGCGAAGGCGATCTCCCACCGGCGTGGCTCGCACGACGAGCTCGGCGACCTGCTGCACCGCGGTGCGCGGGTCAGCGCGGCACACCGCCAGTTGAGCGACCTCGTCCGGGAGCTGATCGTCGACGCCGCCGCGGCGGGCGCCATCACCCGGGATGTCCCGGCCAACGAACTGACTCTTTACTGCCTGCACGCCCTGGGAGCGGCGCCCGGCCTGCGCGGCCCGGCGGCAGTCGGCCGGCTGGTCCGGACCACCCTGGCCGGGCTCCGCGCCGACGACCGGGGATAG
- a CDS encoding class I SAM-dependent methyltransferase: protein MTAARDAAYFDQWYADMAASPARDAIVASTLGLPPELGFASALSWPALGEVAAALRLPADGLLLDLGCGRGGYGIEVAHRAGARLVGVDFSAVALAHAESIAARRLPAGRAEFRVGTLTEAGLPTAVADGVMCVDAVQFAAPPLAGLLEFRRLLRPGGRLAVTSWEAASPADERVSARIHAMDLRRDLPAAGFVEVEVREMPEWRAAERTLWEAALAAPDSDPAVRSLQVEGRRSLESFDSLRRVFATATAP, encoded by the coding sequence ATGACCGCCGCACGTGACGCCGCTTACTTCGACCAGTGGTATGCCGACATGGCCGCCTCACCCGCTCGCGACGCGATCGTCGCCAGCACCCTGGGGCTGCCTCCGGAACTGGGCTTCGCCAGCGCCCTGTCCTGGCCGGCTCTCGGCGAGGTGGCCGCGGCGCTTCGGCTGCCGGCGGACGGGCTGCTGCTCGACCTCGGCTGCGGGCGCGGCGGCTATGGCATCGAGGTCGCCCATCGGGCCGGCGCCCGCCTGGTCGGCGTGGACTTCTCCGCCGTGGCCCTCGCCCACGCCGAGTCGATCGCCGCGCGCCGGCTGCCGGCGGGCCGGGCCGAGTTCCGGGTCGGAACGCTGACCGAGGCCGGTCTGCCCACGGCGGTCGCCGACGGGGTGATGTGCGTCGACGCGGTGCAGTTCGCGGCGCCGCCGCTGGCCGGGCTGCTGGAGTTTCGTCGGCTCCTGCGGCCGGGCGGGCGGCTCGCGGTGACGAGTTGGGAGGCCGCCAGCCCGGCCGACGAGCGGGTGTCGGCGCGGATCCACGCGATGGATCTGCGGCGCGATCTGCCCGCGGCGGGCTTCGTCGAGGTGGAGGTGCGGGAGATGCCGGAGTGGCGGGCGGCGGAACGGACGCTGTGGGAGGCGGCGCTCGCGGCGCCGGACTCCGACCCGGCCGTGCGGTCGCTCCAGGTCGAGGGGCGGCGGTCGCTGGAGTCGTTCGATTCGCTCCGCCGGGTGTTCGCGACCGCTACGGCGCCCTGA
- a CDS encoding LysR family transcriptional regulator, with translation MDLDAVRTFVAAADAGQFQDAAAALSITQQAVSKRIAALERDLDVRLFTRTARGAQLTIDGQTFLPHARELLRVEARADASVRPGRRALRVDVHSRRIAPAVLLQDFHRAHPRIELDVVTLDADMQGAIAAVDAGSVDASFRAITVPARQLPGLIRTARVIDEHHELLVGPRHPLANARAVTPSQLADHRIWMPGMATGTEWSDYYDELAAAFGLTIDLVGPVFGNEALLAEIADSAELATLAGERTRYLWPDSYDLRRIPVRDPAPIYPMSLIWRADNPHPGLSKLRDHLGSRRVEAADEKVWLPTWAQPSSPAVPAQP, from the coding sequence GTGGATCTCGACGCCGTGCGCACCTTCGTCGCCGCCGCCGACGCCGGCCAGTTCCAGGACGCCGCCGCGGCGCTGTCGATCACACAGCAGGCCGTGTCCAAGCGGATCGCGGCCCTGGAGCGAGATCTCGACGTGCGGCTGTTCACCCGCACGGCCCGCGGCGCCCAGCTCACGATCGACGGCCAGACGTTCCTCCCACACGCCCGCGAACTCCTCCGGGTGGAAGCCCGCGCCGACGCGTCCGTGCGCCCGGGCCGGCGGGCCCTACGCGTCGATGTCCACAGTCGACGGATAGCGCCGGCCGTGCTGCTGCAAGACTTCCACCGCGCGCACCCGCGGATCGAACTCGACGTCGTCACCCTCGACGCCGACATGCAAGGCGCGATCGCGGCCGTCGACGCGGGATCGGTCGACGCCAGCTTCCGCGCGATCACCGTGCCCGCCCGGCAACTGCCGGGCCTGATCAGGACCGCCCGGGTGATCGACGAGCACCACGAGTTGCTGGTCGGCCCACGCCATCCGCTGGCCAACGCCCGCGCCGTCACGCCGTCCCAACTCGCCGACCACCGCATCTGGATGCCCGGGATGGCGACCGGCACCGAGTGGTCCGACTACTACGACGAACTCGCCGCGGCGTTCGGGCTCACCATCGACCTGGTCGGCCCGGTCTTCGGCAACGAGGCACTACTGGCCGAGATCGCCGACTCCGCGGAATTGGCGACGCTGGCCGGCGAACGCACGCGCTACCTATGGCCGGACAGCTACGACCTGCGGCGCATCCCGGTGCGCGACCCGGCACCGATCTACCCGATGTCGCTCATCTGGCGGGCCGACAACCCACATCCAGGCCTGAGCAAGCTCCGCGACCACCTCGGCTCCCGACGGGTCGAAGCAGCCGACGAGAAGGTGTGGCTGCCGACGTGGGCGCAGCCATCAAGCCCGGCGGTGCCGGCGCAGCCGTGA